A window of Micromonospora eburnea genomic DNA:
AGGGCGACCGGCCCCACGCCGCTGGCGATGAGCCGGTCCTGGGAGATGCCGGCGGCGCGCAGGCACTCCCACCGGGCGTGCTCGCCGTACTGGAGGTAGACGGCCTGGTTCAGGTGGCCCTGGGTGTCGAGCTCGTAGCCCCTGACGGTGATGCGTACCCGGAACGGATCTCCCATTCGCCCGAGCATAGGCGGACGATCCCGCGCGAGGCCGGCCCGGCGGCCGCTCGGCGGCACCGCCGGGCCGCTTTCGCCAATCGGACCGCACTCGCTCCGTGGGTGATTACCGTACGTGACATGGCCATCTTTCGTGTGACGCTCGGCGCGATCCTCGCCGTGCCCGCCGCAGTGGTCGTGCCAGCGGTGCCGACGGCAGCCGCGCCGTACGTGTCCTGCCCGGCTGTGAAGCCGCCGGTGCCCCCGCCCGCCGCGCCGTCCCCGCCGGCGGTCGACCGTGTCCAGGGGGCGGTCGGTGGGGAGGCGCTGGCGACGGCCGGGCTGGCCGTACCGGCGGGTGCGCCGACGGCGCCCGCGGTGACCGCGACCTCCTGGCTCGTGGCGGACCTCGATCGTGGGGTGGTGCTGGGCGGGTGCGGCCCCCACGAGTACCGGGCACCGGCCAGCGTGCAGAAGTTGCTGCTGGCGGAGACCCTGATGCCCCACCTCGACCCGGCCCAGGTGGTCGAGGTGAGCCGGGACGATCTGCGTGACCTCGATCCGGCCAGCTCGCTGATGGGGCTGGTGGAGGGCGGCCGGTACTCGATCGAAAGCCTGTGGCTGGGGCTCCTCCTCAAGTCCGGCAACGACGCGGCCAACGTGCTGGCCCGCGTCGGCGGCGGCAGCGCCGGCCGGCAGGGCGGCGTGCAGGCGATGAACGACGAGGCACACCGGCTGCGCGCGAACCAGACCCACGCGGCGACGCCCTCCGGCCTGGACGGCCCCGGCCAGTACACCAGCGCGTACGACCTCGCGCTGATCGCCCGGGCCGCGTTCGCCCGCGAGGACTTCCGGCGGTACATCGCCACCAGAACGGCGCAGATACCGGGCGAGTCGGGCACGCCGTCGCTCGCGCTCACCCACGACCTCACGCTGCTGGACCACTACCCGGGGACGCTCGGCGGCAAGACCGGCTTCACCGACCTGGCCCGGCAGACGTACGTCGGGGTCGCCGAACGCGACGGCCGGCGCCTCGCGGTGACCCTGCTCGGCGCGGAGACCGCGCCGCTGGGCAGCCTCGGCGAGGCGGCAGCCCTGCTCAACTGGGGCTACAGCCTGGCACCCGACGCGTACGTCGGCCGGCTCGTCACCCCCGAGGAGAAGAGGGACGACCACGCCGTCGCCGCCGCGCACGGCGAGCGGAGCGACGGGGCCGCTGGCCGGTGGTCGTGGTCGTTGCCGGCTGCCCTCGCCCTCGGCGTGGCCGTACTCCTGGCCGCATTCGCGCTGACGATTCCGTGGCGACGCATGACCGCGCGACGCCGGGCCGACGAACGGCGACGCGCCGAGGCGGCCGTAGCGCCCGTGGACCGCCGGGGCGGGGAGGTGTGAGAGGGTGCCAGACTGGTGATCCACGCCATGCGCCTGATCCACGCCATGCGCCTGATCGACTCCATGCGCCGCAAACGGCGGTCTCGGAAGCCGCCGAGACCACCACATGCCGCACACGGAGCCGACTCCGGTGAAACCGGACGATCGGCGGCAGCGCGGCAATTAGGCTGCCGAGAGTGACGACCTGGCGGCGGAGCGGGCTTCTGTCGGCGGTGCTGCTGCTTCTTCTCGGTGCGGCCTGCACCACCGCTGACACCAACCGGCAGCGGCCCCGAGCGACCCCGTCGACGTCGACGGCGGGGACGCCGTCCGGGGCGCTGGCCGCCGGGATGCCCGCGTACCCGAATCCCGGGAACGTGTACGCGGGCGCGGGGCCGAACATGCTGGCCGAACCGGTACGGGCCGACAAGGCGTTGGTCTACGTGCCGAACACCAACAGCGACGACGTGTCGGTCATCGACCCGAACACCTACCGGGTCGTCGGCACCTTCCCGGGCGGCCCCGAACCGCAGCACGTCATACCGTCGTACAACCTGCGGACGCTGTACGTCGCCTCCGACGAGGTCCCCGACGGCGGGCTCGTGCCGGTCGATCCGCGCACGGGCAAGCCGGGCGCGTTCCGGAAGCTGGAGGATGTTTACAACCTCTACTTCACGCCGGACGGCAGGCAGGCCATCGTGGTCGCCGAGGCATACCAGCGGCTGGACTTCTACGACCTGGCCAGCTGGCAGCGGGTGCGCTCGGTGCGGTTTCCCGAGTGCAAGGGCGTGAACCACATGGACTACTCCGCCGACGGCAAGATCATGATGTTCAGCTGCGAGTTCGCCAACCGGATGCTCGTGCTCGACACGGCCAGCCTCCGCAAGCTGCGCGAGTTCACCCTGCCCGCGGCGACCGACGGGATGCCGCAGGACACCCGCCTCACCCCGGACGGGCAGCACTTCCTGGTCGCCGACATGCACGCCAACGGCGTCTACGTATTCGACGCGCAGGCGACGCGGCAGACCGGGTTCGTCCCCACCGGCAAGGGCGCGCACGGCATCTACTTCAGCCGTGACGGCAAACTCGCCTACGTCACCAACCGGGACGCCGGCAGCATCACCGTGCTCGACCTGGCCACCCTGAAACCCGCCACCACATGGAAGATCCCCGGCGGCGGCAGCCCCGACATGGGCAGTCTGTCCGCGGACGGCACCACGCTGTGGCTGTCCGGCCGCTACCACAACGAGGTCTACGCCCTGCGCACCAGCGACGGCAAGCTGCTCGCCCGTATCCCGGTCGGCAAGGGCCCGCACGGTCTGACCATCTGGCCCCAGCCGGGCCGCTACTCCCTCGGCCACACCGCCAACATCCGCTGACGCCGCCGGGCATCGGGCTCAGCCGTGCCCGTCGCCCCGATAGAGGTCCAGTTCGCCGTCCAGTTCGCCGTCCAGCTCGACGGCCAGCACGGTGGCGTACTCGTCGAGTGCGGTGGGCGCGTCGAGGTAGAGCACCCGGGACGTCGGCGAAGCCGCCGACCACCCGGTGCGCCAGCCCGGCGCCGGTGTGCAGCACGGAGACCCGGCGTACGGCGTTGCGCAGGCCCCGCACCGCGACGAACTCCCGTGGCGCGTCGAAGCAGAACAGGTACACCACCCGGCGGTCCGCGGAGAGCGTGGACGGGCCGTAGTGGTGCCCGGGCGGCAACCCTGCCCGGGTGCCGTACACGGCGTCGCGGTTGCGGGCGATCCAGTCGCCCAGGCCCAGCAGCCGGTCGGTCTGCTCGGGCGTGATGGTGCCGTCCGCCTTCGGTCCGACGTCGAGCAGCAGGTTGCCGCCCGCGCCGATCACCTCCGCGAAGACGCGGACGAGCTGCCGTACCGACTTGTGGTTGCGGTCCGGTGGCCGGTAGCCCCACGAGTCGTTGACGGTCAGGCACAACTCCCACGGGCCGTCGGGCGCGGTGACGGGGAGACCCTGTTCGGGGGTGGCGTAGTCGCCGAAGCCGGTCAGCCGCCCGTTGACGACGGTGTGTGGCGCCCGGACCCGGATCCGTTCGCCGAGTTCGGCGAACCGCCACTGGCTCTCGTCGCGCTCCCACTGCCCGTCGAACCAGAGCAGGTCGGGCGCGAACCGGTCGAGCAACTCGTCGAGCTGCGCCCGGTGGAACGCCAGGAACCGCTCCCAGCGCTCGGGCGCCTCGCGACCCGGCGGCGCGTACGCCAGCGGGTTGTCGGAGTTGCCGTCCACGACCGGGCCCCGGACGGTGGCGTAGTCCGGATGGGACCAGTCCGCGTGGGAGAGGTAGAGCCCGACCTTGAGGCCGCGTCGGCGCATCGCCGCGGCGTACCCGGCGACCAGGTCGCGGC
This region includes:
- a CDS encoding YncE family protein, which translates into the protein MTTWRRSGLLSAVLLLLLGAACTTADTNRQRPRATPSTSTAGTPSGALAAGMPAYPNPGNVYAGAGPNMLAEPVRADKALVYVPNTNSDDVSVIDPNTYRVVGTFPGGPEPQHVIPSYNLRTLYVASDEVPDGGLVPVDPRTGKPGAFRKLEDVYNLYFTPDGRQAIVVAEAYQRLDFYDLASWQRVRSVRFPECKGVNHMDYSADGKIMMFSCEFANRMLVLDTASLRKLREFTLPAATDGMPQDTRLTPDGQHFLVADMHANGVYVFDAQATRQTGFVPTGKGAHGIYFSRDGKLAYVTNRDAGSITVLDLATLKPATTWKIPGGGSPDMGSLSADGTTLWLSGRYHNEVYALRTSDGKLLARIPVGKGPHGLTIWPQPGRYSLGHTANIR
- a CDS encoding D-alanyl-D-alanine carboxypeptidase family protein, giving the protein MAIFRVTLGAILAVPAAVVVPAVPTAAAPYVSCPAVKPPVPPPAAPSPPAVDRVQGAVGGEALATAGLAVPAGAPTAPAVTATSWLVADLDRGVVLGGCGPHEYRAPASVQKLLLAETLMPHLDPAQVVEVSRDDLRDLDPASSLMGLVEGGRYSIESLWLGLLLKSGNDAANVLARVGGGSAGRQGGVQAMNDEAHRLRANQTHAATPSGLDGPGQYTSAYDLALIARAAFAREDFRRYIATRTAQIPGESGTPSLALTHDLTLLDHYPGTLGGKTGFTDLARQTYVGVAERDGRRLAVTLLGAETAPLGSLGEAAALLNWGYSLAPDAYVGRLVTPEEKRDDHAVAAAHGERSDGAAGRWSWSLPAALALGVAVLLAAFALTIPWRRMTARRRADERRRAEAAVAPVDRRGGEV